A window of Aurantibacillus circumpalustris genomic DNA:
ATGAAAGAAAAAACTGCTGAGCAAGTTTGGAATGGTTGCCTTGAGATTGTAAAGGATAATGTAAGCCCACAAAATTTTAAAACTTGGTTTGACCCGATCAAACCCATCAAAATAAACAACAACGTTTTAACCATTCAGGTGCCATCGCAGTTTTTTTATGAATGGATTGAAGAACATTACATCACTTTAATTAAAAAAGTAATTAAAAAAGAGCTTGGCGCTGAAGGCCGTTTAGAATACAATATTATTATGGATAATGCTTCGGGTAAAACTGAAACACCTATTACGTTTAAACTTCCCAATATAAACACAAATTTAAAGAACCCATCCGTTTCTATGCCAATTGATATTGGTAGTGGTAACAATCCAATAAAAAATCCTTTTGTTATTCCAGGATTAAAAAAGGTACAAGTTGAATCGCAATTAAATCCGAACTACAGTTTTGATAATTTTGTTGAAGGCGATTGTAACCGTTTATCGCGCAGCGCTGGTTACGCAGTAGCTCAAAAACCTGGCGGAAATGCTTTTAATCCATTGTTGTTATATGGTGGTGTTGGTTTAGGAAAAACACATTTGGCTCAAGCAATTGGCATTGAAGTAAAAAAGAACTATCCGAATAAGACTGTACTATATGTACAATCAGAAAAATTTATTACTCAATTTATTGAGTCTATCAAAAATAATAACCAAAATGACTTTGTGCATTTTTATCAAATGATAGATGTACTTATTATTGATGACGTACAATACTTTGCTGGGAAAGAAAAAACACAAGATGTATTCTTCCATATTTTTAATCACCTTCACCAATTAGGAAAACAAATTATTTTAACAGCAGATCGTGCTCCTGTTGACATTCAAGGAATAGAGCAACGTTTGTTATCTCGTTTTAAATGGGGACTTAGTGCAGATCTTCAGGCTCCAGGATTGGAAACGCGTATTGCAATTCTTGATAAAAAAGTTTATAACGAAGGTATTCAACTTCCAAAAGAGGTTAACGAATACCTTGCTTATAGTATTACTTCGAACGTTCGTGAACTTGAAGGTGCTTTAATTTCATTGTTAGCACAATCAAGTTTAAACAAGAAGACCATTACATTGGAACTAGCCAAAACAATGATCGATAAATTTGTAAAAAGCACAGCACGCGAAGTTTCAATAGATTATATTCAAAAAGTAGTTTGTGATTATTTTGATCTTGCAATAGATACAATGAAGTCTAAGACGCGTAAGCGTGAGGTAGTTCAGGCGAGACAAATTGCAATGTATTTTGCTAAAAGTATGACTAAATCGTCCTTAGCAACAATAGGTATGCATTGTGGTGGTAAAGACCACGCAACTGTATTACATGCTTGTCGTACTGTGAATAATTTAATGGATACGGATAAGCGTTTTAAGGCATATATTGAAGAACTCGAAAAAAAGATTAGTATTACCAACTAACGAAAAACTAAAATCTAAAAAGCCCTTCTAAACAGAAGGGCTTTTTTTATGATTGTTTAAAATTTTCTTTGTTAAAACCGAATTTCTCTGCTAGCTTTAGGACTAAATTTTATTTATGAAGAACATTACTGTGATAGGGAGCGGAACTATGGGAAACGGTATAGCACATGCGTTTGCGCAATGTGGATATAATGTTAATCTTGTTGATATAAATGAAGCTGCACTTCAAAAAGCAATAGCAACCATTACTAAAAACTTAGATAGGCAGATTCAAAAAGCAGTTATAACAGAAGAAGCTAAAACAGCTACCTTAAAAAACATTTCGATTCAAACAGATTTAGCAAAAGCTGCAGCTAACGCTGATCTTGTTGTTGAAGCTGCCAGTGAAAATATTGATATTAAATTTAAGATCTTTAAGCAACTCGACGAAGTTTGTCCTCCGCATACAATTCTTGCGAGCAACACCTCGTCTATTTCAATTACACAAATTGCAGCTGTCACAAAACGCGCTGATAAAGTAATTGGTATGCACTTTATGAATCCTGTACCAATTATGAAGCTCGTTGAAGTTATTCGTGGATACAGTACTTCTGACGCGGTATGTGATTTAATTATGGAAACGTCTAAAAAACTGCATAAGATTCCCGTTGAAGTAAATGACTTTCCAGGCTTTGTAGCAAATAAGATCTTAATGCCAATGATCAATGAAGCTGTTATTACACTCAATGAAGGGGTAGCAGGTGTTGAAGAAATTGACACGGTTATGAAATTAGGTATGGCACATCCAATGGGTCCATTGCAACTAGCCGATTTTATTGGTTTGGATGTTTGTCTCAATATTTTACGTGTTTTACAAGATGGTTTTGGTAACCCAAAATATGCACCATGTCCACTATTAATAAATATGGTTACAGCTGGCCATCTGGGCGTGAAATCTGGAAAAGGATTTTATGATTATAGTAGTGGTGGTAAAGAATTAATATTAGCCGATCGCTTTAAAAAGAAAATAAACGCAACCGTATAACTCTACACATTTGTCTTCTACTTACACCGATATCCTTCCAATCGAATATCCCGGCATTCCAAGTGCGGGCGTTTATTATTTCACGACAAAAAGCGGCTTACGTTATGAAGTTAGGTTTGGAAGATTGCAAGACAATATTTTGCACGCCAACATTGTTTTCGGAGTTATTAATGATGAATTTGAAGGCGAAGAGTATATTACTACCAATCGAGGAGAAGTATATCAGGTGATGAATACAATTGTTGAAATTGTAAAAAATTACATGAAAGAGCATACAAAAGTAAACATCTATGAATTCAATGCAGTTGGTAGAGATGGCGAAGATGAAAATACAGAAAATGCCCGTATGGCTCTCTACCGGAGATTTCTACCAAGAATATTTTCTAATGGTTGGAATTTTAAAATCAATGGCAACTTTGCTTTGGTAACAAAGGCATAAACACTACAATCGTTTTACTTTTAACTTTTTTCAATTTAAAATTACAGAATTAGCTAAACTAGAATTAGCAGTGTACTACATTGCAGCCATTAACAGATTAATATCTTTAAATGGCAAATGAAAGGCTTCACCCAAATACTGATTCGTTAGAATTCCATTATAGATATAAACCCCATTTCTAAGTCCGGCATCTTTTCTAACAATACCGTCGAAGCCGCCCTCATCACCCATGGTGAGCATAATCTGTGAAAAAATATTACTTAATGCGTACGAAGCAGTTCTTGCAACGCGACTATTAATATTTGGCACGCAATAATGTATTACGCCGTGTTTTCTAAATACGGGATGTGTGTGATTTGTTAATTCTGATGTTTCAAAAACCCCTCCCTGATCAATACTCACGTCAATAATTACCGAACCTGTTTTCATTTCGCTCACCATGTTTTCGGTTACCATACAAGGTGTGCGACCGCGTGTAGCACGAAGTGCGCCAATTGCTACATCAGCAGTTTTTAAATGCTTTTCTAGCACTTTAGGTATAATGACAGAAGTAAAAATGCGGCTTCCTAATTGTCCTTGTAATCTCCTCAAACGCGAAGTTGAATTATCGAATACTTTAACAGTAGCTCCTAATCCAATTGCAGCGCGTGCTGCAAACTCACCAACGGTTCCAGCGCCAATAATAACTACTTCTGTTGGAGAAATTCCACTAATACCTCCAAGTATTGAGCCGACTCCATTATTTACATTACTCAATAACTCTGCAGCAATGGTTATACTTGCTCCACCAGCAATCTCGCCCATTGCACGAATTACAGGGAATATTCCAGCATCATCAATGATAAGATCAAATGCGATGCAGTTTAATTTTTTTGAGATTAATTTCTTAAGAAAATCCTGGGGCTGAACTGGCAACTGAAGCGCACTATACAATGTTTGCTTCGGCTGCATCATTTCAATTTCCTCTAATGTGGGTGGCGCAATTTTTAAAATGGTATCGGCTTTGTATACATCATTAGGAGAGTGCACTATTTCAGCTCCTGCTTCACTATAATCGGTATCTTCAAAACTGGCGGCTTTGCCCGCTCCAGCTTCTATAACAACGCGGTGACCATTATTTACTAATAAAGCAACCGCATCTGGAACCAAGGGGACACGATTTTCCTGAAATGCAATTTCCTTTGGAATACCTATGTACAACTTTCCTTTTTTACGTGCAACTTCCAACATTTCCTCCTGTGGCGCAAAACCACCCTTGGTTAACGAATAAAGCACATCCTTTGTCATTACCATAATTTTTTATTTAATAAGCGGGTCCTTTATAAACTGGTGCATTACAATCATCAATTCTTCTTTTTCTTGGTCTATAGGTCACTCCGATTCTTGTTTCAAAAGTACGAGAGCGCACTTTAGTGTTGCCATTATATTTATGTGAGATAATATCTGGGTTCCAGTGCTCTTCTATAAACACGCCTATTTTTTCAGTGATAGGAAATTCGTATCCCACAGCTAAATCACCACTAAACCATATTGTGGGGAAAGTTGCAATTACCTCCGGATAAACTGTTGCTGATCTACTCATTAAATATTCAATACGTACGCCCGCCATCCAGTACCAATGCGCGCGTGAAAAAATAGGATTCCAGAATTTTAAATAATTATTCCATTGTATATACGTAAGTTTGTTTGGCGAGTATGAGGCAGTGCTTAAGCCTGTATAAGGATTTAATAATGTATATTCATTTGCTCCTTTGTTAATGTATTCCAGTTCAGTTTGCCAACGAATATCGTTATTCCTTGAAAGTTCTAAAAAAATACCGGCTCCCCAATTTAAAAACTCTTTCGAAATATGAGTTTGAGGATAAAAATGTTCTGGCTCATAAATACTATCTAAATATCTTTTATCGGCGTCTTGATTTCTATATTCATGCTTAGAAACAGTTAATGCAGCAAATACACCAGCTCCCTTAAACCACTTTTGCGAAAAAGTTTGAAAGGAAATAAATAAACTTAAAACGAGTAGTGTGTTTTTCATATGTTTTTTATGCGCTCATGGCCTCTGCCGTTGCATTTATTTTCTTAACTAAACCTTGTAAAACTTTACCAGGTCCAACCTCAATAAAATGTGTAGCTCCATCTGCTGACATTTGCTGTACACTTTGAGTCCATCTAACAGGTGCTGTAAGTTGCGCGACTAAATTTTTCTGAATTGTAATAGGGTCTGAAATTGCGCTAGCAGTTACATTCTGATAAACCGGGCAAATAGGTTGACTGAAATTTGTACTATTAATTGCTGCTTCCAGCTCAACACGAGCAGGTTCCATTAATGGTGAATGAAAAGCTCCACCGACAGGTAAAACCAAAGCTCTTCTTGCCCCTGCCGCTTTTAATTTTTCACAGGCAACGTTAATCCCTTCAATACTTCCTGATATAACAAGTTGTCCGGGACAGTTATAATTGGCTGCCACCACTATATTCCCAGCAGCTGTAATTTCTGCACAAATAGTTTCTACAATTTTATCATCGAGATTTAAGATAGCAGCCATAGTACTTGGATTTATCTCGCAAGCCTTTTGCATAGCTAAGGCGCGCTTATAAACTAACTTAAGTCCATCTTCAAAACTCAATGTTTTATTTGCAACCAGTGCAGAGAATTCCCCCAAAGAATGACCAGCAACCATGTCTGGTTTAAAATCAGAAATTGTGGAAGCAAGCACCACTGAGTGCAAAAAAACAGCTGGTTGGGTAATTTTTGTTTGTTTCAATTCCTCTTCACTTCCGGAAAAAAGAGTATCGGTTATTTTAAATCCTAAAATATCGTTTGCAGATTCAAACAATTGCTTAGCATGGTTATTGTTATCATACAAATCTTTCCCCATGCCTGGAAATTGTGAACCCTGGCCTGGAAATACGTAGGCTTTCATCATAGTTTGTTATGTAACGTTAGAATGGTAAATTTAACAGAATAATGTAAATAAACAAAGCTAAACAATAAGCCAGTATTCAACTGAGCGGTGTTAGGAAGAGTTATTTATAGGAATTTCTTGCGATCGATAAATCCACCACCAACAAGATCGTTTCCTTCATAAATTACGGCGCTTTGTCCTGGTGCAACGCCATTTACAGATGCGTGAAAAATAACGTCTAGTTTGTTGTCTATGGCGTTTATAGTTGCCAGCGTACCGGGATCTTTGTAGCGTATTTTAGTTAATCCCACAAAATCTTCTGGCAACGTTTCGTATTTAATAAGATTAAAATCCCTTACCGTTAAGTGATTCTCTTCCAGATCTTCTTTATCTCCAAGAATAACGGTGTTTGTTTCAGGAATAATTTCTTTTACAAAAACCGGAGCCCCTAAAGCAATATCGAGACCTTTTCTCTGTCCCACAGTATAGAAAGGATAACCACGATGTTTACCCACATTTTTACCTTTAAAAATATAATTGCCACCATCCACTTTTGCTTCAAGTTCAGGCATTCGATGTTTTAAAAACTGACGGTAATCGTTATCAGGAACGAAACAAATATCGTAGCTTTCACTTTTGTTAGCAAGGTCATAAAACCCTGCATCCTTTGCCATTTGCTTGATTTCTGTTTTTTTAAAATTCCCTAAAGGGAACATGGTTCTACGCAGACTTTCTTGTCCGAGACCCCATAAAACATAGGTTTGATCTTTTGATTGATCGAGCCCTTTATAAATAATTTTTCTATTATTTTCCTCGCGAATTTGCGCGTAATGACCTGTGGCTATAAATTCACAATCTAGCATATCAGCGCGCTTTAGCAGTGCATCCCATTTGATGTGCGTATTACATAATACACATGGATTTGGTGTACGCCCAGCGAGGTAC
This region includes:
- a CDS encoding 3-hydroxybutyryl-CoA dehydrogenase, which produces MKNITVIGSGTMGNGIAHAFAQCGYNVNLVDINEAALQKAIATITKNLDRQIQKAVITEEAKTATLKNISIQTDLAKAAANADLVVEAASENIDIKFKIFKQLDEVCPPHTILASNTSSISITQIAAVTKRADKVIGMHFMNPVPIMKLVEVIRGYSTSDAVCDLIMETSKKLHKIPVEVNDFPGFVANKILMPMINEAVITLNEGVAGVEEIDTVMKLGMAHPMGPLQLADFIGLDVCLNILRVLQDGFGNPKYAPCPLLINMVTAGHLGVKSGKGFYDYSSGGKELILADRFKKKINATV
- a CDS encoding alanine dehydrogenase, whose protein sequence is MTKDVLYSLTKGGFAPQEEMLEVARKKGKLYIGIPKEIAFQENRVPLVPDAVALLVNNGHRVVIEAGAGKAASFEDTDYSEAGAEIVHSPNDVYKADTILKIAPPTLEEIEMMQPKQTLYSALQLPVQPQDFLKKLISKKLNCIAFDLIIDDAGIFPVIRAMGEIAGGASITIAAELLSNVNNGVGSILGGISGISPTEVVIIGAGTVGEFAARAAIGLGATVKVFDNSTSRLRRLQGQLGSRIFTSVIIPKVLEKHLKTADVAIGALRATRGRTPCMVTENMVSEMKTGSVIIDVSIDQGGVFETSELTNHTHPVFRKHGVIHYCVPNINSRVARTASYALSNIFSQIMLTMGDEGGFDGIVRKDAGLRNGVYIYNGILTNQYLGEAFHLPFKDINLLMAAM
- the fabD gene encoding ACP S-malonyltransferase; the encoded protein is MKAYVFPGQGSQFPGMGKDLYDNNNHAKQLFESANDILGFKITDTLFSGSEEELKQTKITQPAVFLHSVVLASTISDFKPDMVAGHSLGEFSALVANKTLSFEDGLKLVYKRALAMQKACEINPSTMAAILNLDDKIVETICAEITAAGNIVVAANYNCPGQLVISGSIEGINVACEKLKAAGARRALVLPVGGAFHSPLMEPARVELEAAINSTNFSQPICPVYQNVTASAISDPITIQKNLVAQLTAPVRWTQSVQQMSADGATHFIEVGPGKVLQGLVKKINATAEAMSA
- the mnmA gene encoding tRNA 2-thiouridine(34) synthase MnmA; this encodes MSKHGKVLVAMSGGIDSSVTAMMLHEQGYEVIGITMKTWDYESSGSSKRETGCCSLDSINDARTMAVTYGFPHYILDIRGEFGESIINNFVEEYLAGRTPNPCVLCNTHIKWDALLKRADMLDCEFIATGHYAQIREENNRKIIYKGLDQSKDQTYVLWGLGQESLRRTMFPLGNFKKTEIKQMAKDAGFYDLANKSESYDICFVPDNDYRQFLKHRMPELEAKVDGGNYIFKGKNVGKHRGYPFYTVGQRKGLDIALGAPVFVKEIIPETNTVILGDKEDLEENHLTVRDFNLIKYETLPEDFVGLTKIRYKDPGTLATINAIDNKLDVIFHASVNGVAPGQSAVIYEGNDLVGGGFIDRKKFL